Proteins encoded in a region of the Ignavibacteriota bacterium genome:
- the bshC gene encoding bacillithiol biosynthesis cysteine-adding enzyme BshC translates to MITLPFSSLPGTTDLFNDYCAGLPETRRYFVGHFTDPLAYETHLQLLERRTYFRGELADALYEQNRTWGAGERTMQAIERLRNSNTVCVVTGQQVSLFTGPLYTIYKALTACKMALWLREQFPAYDVIPVFWLESEDHDLDEAGTTALIDRENDFRRLVYAEPDPEGQKNTAPVGSMPLGERIESLLEELSTLLPSTDFTADVVNMMREAYKPGNTFATAFATMLHALYPDAGLVCVDPSDPEIKKLLAPVVLQELETFPTSGEEVIKRSAELEERYHAQVKPRAVNLFYLHKGGRYPIEPNEDGFFLRGSRQRFTSEELLEIANVQPELFSPNVLLRPIFQDYLFPTAAYIAGPAEVAYFAQLQPVYDHFQIPMPVIVPRASITLVEQKITKLFNKFSLQYASMFDSPEVLYRDLPISSENDTPGAGFAAFKAGMAELLGTLPGIAADTQQQLVDPARATVQNIEKYIALFEEKFTTARREKDSTLLRQLEKLHVYLAPEGKPQERQYNITTYLNRYGRDILSRIETHCQPFPAEHRLLMV, encoded by the coding sequence ATGATTACACTTCCCTTTTCCTCGCTCCCCGGCACGACCGATCTCTTCAACGACTATTGCGCCGGCCTCCCCGAAACCCGCCGCTACTTCGTCGGGCACTTCACGGATCCTCTCGCTTACGAGACGCATCTTCAATTGCTCGAAAGGCGCACCTACTTCCGCGGAGAACTCGCGGACGCGCTCTATGAGCAGAACCGGACGTGGGGAGCCGGCGAAAGGACCATGCAGGCGATCGAACGCCTGAGAAACTCGAACACCGTATGTGTAGTGACGGGACAGCAGGTATCGCTGTTCACCGGTCCGCTGTACACCATTTACAAGGCCCTGACCGCCTGCAAGATGGCGCTATGGCTACGCGAACAGTTCCCCGCCTACGACGTCATCCCGGTGTTCTGGCTTGAATCCGAAGATCACGACCTCGATGAGGCGGGCACGACGGCGCTGATCGACCGTGAGAACGACTTCCGACGCCTGGTGTACGCGGAGCCCGACCCCGAAGGGCAGAAGAACACCGCACCCGTAGGATCCATGCCCTTGGGCGAGCGTATCGAGTCGCTGCTCGAGGAACTCTCCACGCTGCTCCCCTCCACGGACTTCACGGCCGATGTCGTGAACATGATGCGCGAGGCGTACAAACCCGGGAACACCTTCGCGACGGCCTTCGCGACGATGCTGCATGCGTTATATCCCGACGCCGGGCTCGTCTGTGTGGATCCCTCCGATCCGGAAATCAAGAAACTTCTCGCCCCCGTCGTTCTGCAGGAACTCGAAACGTTTCCGACCTCGGGCGAGGAAGTGATAAAACGCAGTGCGGAACTCGAGGAGCGGTACCACGCGCAGGTGAAACCACGCGCGGTGAATCTGTTCTACCTCCACAAGGGCGGACGCTACCCCATCGAGCCGAACGAGGACGGATTTTTCCTGCGCGGATCAAGGCAGCGCTTCACGTCGGAGGAATTGCTCGAGATCGCCAATGTGCAACCCGAGCTCTTCAGCCCGAATGTGCTGCTCCGGCCGATTTTTCAGGACTACCTCTTCCCCACCGCCGCCTACATCGCCGGGCCCGCCGAGGTCGCGTATTTCGCGCAGCTCCAACCCGTGTACGATCACTTCCAGATACCGATGCCCGTCATCGTGCCGCGCGCGAGCATCACGCTGGTCGAGCAGAAGATCACCAAACTATTCAACAAGTTTTCGCTGCAATACGCATCGATGTTCGACAGTCCCGAGGTCTTGTACAGGGATCTGCCCATTTCGTCGGAGAACGATACGCCGGGAGCCGGCTTCGCGGCCTTCAAAGCGGGGATGGCGGAACTGCTCGGTACATTGCCCGGAATCGCGGCCGACACACAGCAGCAGCTTGTCGATCCGGCCCGCGCAACAGTGCAGAATATCGAGAAGTACATCGCGCTGTTCGAGGAGAAGTTCACTACGGCACGCCGCGAGAAGGATTCGACACTTCTCCGTCAGCTCGAGAAATTACACGTGTACCTGGCCCCGGAGGGCAAGCCGCAGGAGCGCCAGTACAACATCACCACCTACCTCAATCGGTACGGCCGCGACATACTCTCGCGCATCGAGACGCATTGCCAGCCCTTCCCCGCGGAGCATCGGCTGCTCATGGTGTGA
- a CDS encoding glycosyltransferase, which yields MDWILPATFILLALYLLKILFFWSGARRASRPAAADTSLSVTVIVAARNESGNIDRCIESLSRLRYPADLLEVLVIDDQSTDDTLQRMRVWETRMPSLRVLQTEGTIHGMRGKANAVAQAIEHARGEVILTTDADCAVPEEWVLETVRQYTPEVGCVCGFTLIRGADWFAGMQAVDWAYLLTIASAGVGWLRPLSAVGNNMSFRKRAYTDVGGYAAVGFSVTEDFALFKSIGYKSDWKIRYPVRASTLVWSEPCADAKELYRQKKRWGRGGVDIHPLGFAIMSIGFFMNAALLVLPFFGIPFWAWCAAFAGKCLGDAFLLSFPLKQLGQQRLFRYFPVFELYYLVYVTLLPFVVFLTGKVVWKGRKL from the coding sequence ATGGATTGGATACTTCCGGCAACCTTCATACTCCTCGCGCTGTACCTCCTGAAAATTCTCTTTTTCTGGAGCGGCGCCCGCAGGGCAAGCAGGCCCGCGGCAGCCGATACATCACTGTCGGTGACCGTGATCGTTGCAGCGCGGAATGAATCGGGGAACATCGACCGGTGTATCGAATCGCTGTCGCGCCTGCGCTACCCCGCGGACCTGCTCGAGGTGTTGGTGATCGACGATCAGTCCACCGACGACACATTGCAGCGTATGCGCGTCTGGGAGACCCGCATGCCGTCCCTACGCGTCCTGCAAACGGAAGGCACCATACACGGCATGCGCGGAAAGGCCAATGCCGTGGCGCAAGCCATAGAACACGCGCGCGGCGAGGTGATACTGACCACCGACGCGGACTGTGCGGTGCCCGAGGAATGGGTCCTGGAAACCGTGCGCCAGTATACCCCCGAGGTGGGTTGCGTGTGCGGTTTCACTCTCATACGCGGCGCGGACTGGTTCGCCGGCATGCAGGCGGTGGATTGGGCCTACCTGCTTACCATCGCATCCGCGGGTGTGGGATGGTTACGTCCGCTCAGCGCGGTGGGCAACAATATGTCGTTCAGGAAACGCGCGTATACCGACGTGGGCGGCTATGCCGCCGTAGGTTTCAGTGTCACGGAGGACTTCGCCCTGTTTAAAAGCATCGGCTACAAATCGGACTGGAAGATCCGATATCCGGTGCGGGCGAGCACGCTGGTCTGGAGCGAACCGTGCGCGGACGCGAAGGAACTCTACAGGCAGAAAAAACGCTGGGGCCGCGGAGGAGTGGACATTCACCCGCTCGGTTTCGCGATCATGAGCATCGGCTTCTTCATGAACGCCGCGCTGCTGGTGCTCCCGTTTTTCGGCATACCGTTCTGGGCTTGGTGCGCGGCATTCGCCGGCAAGTGTCTCGGCGATGCGTTTCTTCTGTCGTTCCCTTTGAAGCAGCTAGGCCAGCAGCGCCTCTTCCGCTACTTCCCCGTCTTTGAACTCTACTACCTCGTGTACGTGACCCTGCTGCCCTTTGTGGTGTTCCTCACGGGCAAGGTAGTGTGGAAGGGGCGGAAACTCTGA
- a CDS encoding polysaccharide deacetylase family protein, with protein sequence MRCITASLGSLAPVFVNIGTRRIGRRDEVLLTFDDGPHPRTTPLLLDILASHSAHAVFFLNGELIVRYAAEARAIVDAGHVVANHGYRHTRWSGLSASEIRESIEATEALLNDLDSGRPHLVRAPYGRFPRRARVITRTLGLHPVAWNCMPYDFVERRSVPEMRTFLRRHIKGGAIVVLHENDRTHSRLDALTAAFFEILHLKHLRTAEPRAIWQ encoded by the coding sequence GTGCGCTGCATCACTGCGAGCCTTGGATCGCTGGCGCCCGTATTTGTGAATATCGGGACGCGACGGATTGGCAGACGGGACGAGGTTCTGCTCACGTTCGACGACGGTCCGCATCCGCGTACGACGCCCTTGCTTCTCGACATACTTGCCTCGCATTCCGCGCACGCCGTGTTTTTTCTGAACGGAGAACTTATAGTCCGTTATGCCGCCGAGGCCCGTGCCATCGTCGATGCGGGGCACGTGGTCGCGAACCACGGCTACCGGCACACGCGGTGGTCGGGACTTTCCGCGTCCGAGATACGGGAATCGATCGAGGCGACAGAAGCGCTGCTCAACGATTTGGACAGCGGCCGTCCGCACCTCGTGAGGGCGCCGTATGGCCGGTTTCCGCGGCGCGCGCGTGTCATCACACGAACTCTCGGATTACATCCCGTTGCATGGAACTGCATGCCATACGATTTTGTCGAGAGACGCTCCGTGCCGGAGATGCGCACATTCCTACGCAGGCACATAAAGGGCGGCGCCATCGTGGTGTTACACGAAAACGACCGAACTCACTCACGTCTCGATGCACTGACCGCAGCCTTCTTCGAAATTCTGCATCTCAAGCACCTTCGCACAGCCGAACCGCGCGCCATCTGGCAGTAA
- a CDS encoding DUF1207 domain-containing protein, with the protein MTLRRAARAWRHVLVFTILFPAAMTAQEWNIDWAEGSPAFRPLIAHTVEARMGMNTLRNEHRLRLDIGATADLLALRHRDGNAEAWTFGADFFTWTSLRQAADFHFPVDAVDYLFGVNISHVSRFDEQSALTGRLRFSHISAHLVDGSFDKIDGAWRDGRLPRVYSREFLDLVVAYERNSAYRVYAGAQYLVHVDPPHLGRFAPHGGIEVYPISFADGNVTPYVAYDGWLVDIGAYAASHSVQAGVCIGRWGGRGVNLFLSWFSGNSEHGEYHDLRWTTWGYGFTVTF; encoded by the coding sequence ATGACGCTCCGTCGCGCAGCACGTGCGTGGCGGCACGTATTGGTCTTTACGATCCTGTTTCCGGCAGCAATGACGGCGCAGGAATGGAATATCGATTGGGCCGAAGGGTCACCCGCTTTCCGTCCGCTTATTGCACACACGGTCGAAGCCCGCATGGGCATGAACACTCTGCGCAATGAGCACCGCCTGCGTCTCGACATCGGCGCCACAGCGGATCTTCTTGCGTTGCGACACAGGGACGGCAACGCGGAAGCGTGGACATTCGGCGCGGACTTTTTTACGTGGACATCACTGCGCCAGGCGGCGGATTTCCACTTTCCCGTTGACGCAGTGGACTATCTCTTTGGAGTGAACATCAGCCATGTGTCGCGGTTCGACGAGCAGTCCGCTCTCACAGGCCGGCTGCGTTTCAGCCACATCAGCGCGCATCTCGTGGATGGCAGCTTCGACAAGATCGACGGCGCCTGGCGTGACGGACGCCTGCCACGTGTGTACAGCCGCGAGTTTCTCGACCTTGTTGTCGCGTACGAACGCAACAGCGCCTACCGCGTGTACGCGGGAGCACAGTACCTCGTGCATGTTGATCCGCCACATCTCGGACGATTCGCGCCACACGGTGGCATCGAGGTGTATCCCATCTCCTTCGCGGATGGAAATGTGACACCGTACGTCGCATACGACGGATGGCTCGTGGACATCGGCGCGTACGCTGCATCTCATTCCGTACAGGCGGGTGTCTGTATCGGCCGTTGGGGCGGCAGGGGAGTGAACCTTTTCCTGAGCTGGTTCAGCGGCAACAGTGAACACGGCGAATACCATGACCTCCGTTGGACAACGTGGGGCTATGGTTTCACCGTGACGTTCTGA
- a CDS encoding ABC transporter permease, whose amino-acid sequence MVVRTLRTNRLRAALTVLSVSIGVFSIIAVMTALGALQQSIESGLSQLGANTFQIQKHGRNMGGEPGWRDRERNRKDLTYAQGLALIDARTGAQRIGLEVWTFGHEVSWRNTRTDPNIAIAGENPDGLPTNQWEVELGRGLTQSDLDLTRPVVVLGESLARKLFPPSMDPIGQTVRMLGKPWHVIGVLKAQGGLFGSRDSYFIIPITTFFETFGKNRSIHIMVQAPSRDTYDAVLDDVTGALRAIRNVPAGEENDFAIFSNESVITEFNQLTLYVRVGTMAVAAVALLAAGIGIMNIMLVSVTERTREIGIRKAVGATRRSIVTQFLHESVGISLIGGVLGIAAGLGAGNALAFALEIPAIVQPGWVLFGLASCVFIGIVFGTYPAWKASNLDPIEALRYE is encoded by the coding sequence ATGGTTGTTCGCACACTGCGGACAAATCGGCTGCGCGCCGCATTGACGGTGCTGAGCGTCTCCATCGGCGTGTTCTCGATCATCGCCGTGATGACCGCGCTTGGCGCGTTGCAGCAAAGCATAGAATCGGGGCTGAGCCAGCTTGGAGCCAACACCTTCCAGATACAGAAACACGGACGTAACATGGGTGGCGAGCCCGGCTGGCGCGACCGCGAGCGCAACCGGAAGGATCTGACCTACGCGCAAGGCCTCGCACTCATCGACGCGCGTACAGGCGCGCAGCGCATCGGGCTCGAGGTCTGGACCTTCGGACACGAGGTCTCGTGGCGCAATACGCGGACGGATCCGAACATCGCAATCGCGGGCGAAAATCCCGACGGCCTCCCAACCAATCAGTGGGAAGTGGAACTCGGACGCGGTCTGACACAATCCGATCTCGACCTGACCCGTCCTGTTGTTGTGTTGGGTGAAAGTCTCGCGCGAAAACTCTTTCCACCGAGCATGGATCCGATAGGCCAGACGGTTCGCATGCTCGGGAAGCCCTGGCATGTGATCGGCGTGCTCAAGGCGCAGGGCGGACTTTTCGGCAGTCGCGATTCCTACTTTATCATCCCCATCACCACGTTCTTCGAAACCTTCGGCAAAAACCGGAGCATTCATATCATGGTGCAGGCGCCTTCGCGCGACACCTACGATGCGGTGCTCGACGATGTGACCGGCGCGCTGCGCGCAATCCGCAATGTGCCCGCGGGTGAAGAAAACGACTTCGCCATTTTTTCGAACGAATCGGTGATTACGGAATTCAATCAGTTGACGCTGTACGTCCGTGTCGGAACCATGGCTGTCGCCGCGGTGGCGTTGCTTGCGGCGGGCATCGGCATCATGAACATTATGCTTGTGTCGGTCACGGAACGCACACGTGAGATCGGCATCCGCAAGGCCGTCGGCGCAACGCGCAGATCCATCGTCACACAATTCCTTCATGAATCCGTCGGAATTTCGCTGATAGGTGGTGTGCTTGGCATTGCGGCCGGCCTGGGCGCGGGCAACGCGCTCGCTTTCGCCCTCGAAATCCCGGCGATTGTGCAGCCGGGCTGGGTGCTCTTTGGTCTGGCGTCCTGCGTGTTCATCGGCATCGTCTTCGGCACCTACCCCGCGTGGAAGGCTTCGAATCTCGATCCGATAGAAGCACTGCGCTACGAATAG
- a CDS encoding ABC transporter permease, with translation MHRLLELGEGLRIAFAAIVANKMRSVLTTLGIVIGIVVVTLMATVIEGLGSALDNSIKSLGADVYYVSKWDWFSDEWWKSRNRRDITLLEARQLKDRFTLAEAVVPVVQTWQATMKYGNRSVRGNVLGTEEAYVVTSGVVPQEGRFFNDLESNSGRPVCVIGHDVADNLFEKEDPIGKFIKIGGFTYRVIGVLEKEGDFLGTSMFSKDTQAFIPLNNFLRVFGGERSFDIHVKMLEGIDKEEARTELIGAFRKIRRVPAWKEDDFGINTQEFLKSIFDNVVSTIGIIGFLITSLSLLVGGVGIMNIMFVSVKERTKEIGTRKALGARRRTILTQFLIEAAALCLIGGLIGLGLSYPLSLIIDKVLPSSMPLWVVGLSLTISITVGLISGIVPAYTAARMNPVDALRYE, from the coding sequence ATGCATCGACTTCTCGAACTGGGTGAAGGACTGCGCATCGCCTTTGCCGCCATCGTCGCCAACAAGATGCGTTCCGTGCTCACGACGCTCGGCATTGTCATCGGCATCGTGGTTGTGACCCTCATGGCGACCGTGATCGAGGGGCTCGGTTCCGCGCTCGACAACAGTATCAAGTCGCTCGGTGCCGACGTGTATTATGTGAGCAAGTGGGACTGGTTCAGCGACGAATGGTGGAAGTCGCGCAATCGCCGCGACATCACCCTGCTGGAAGCCCGGCAGCTCAAGGATCGATTCACACTCGCGGAGGCCGTCGTGCCCGTCGTGCAGACGTGGCAGGCGACCATGAAGTACGGCAACCGCTCCGTGCGCGGCAATGTGCTGGGAACCGAGGAGGCATACGTCGTGACCTCCGGTGTCGTGCCGCAGGAAGGACGTTTCTTCAACGATCTCGAGAGCAACAGCGGCAGGCCTGTCTGCGTGATCGGACATGATGTTGCGGATAATCTCTTCGAAAAAGAAGACCCGATCGGCAAGTTCATCAAGATCGGCGGATTCACCTATCGCGTCATCGGTGTGCTCGAGAAGGAGGGTGACTTCCTCGGCACCAGCATGTTCAGCAAAGATACCCAGGCCTTCATCCCGCTCAACAATTTCCTGCGCGTGTTCGGAGGCGAGCGGAGTTTCGACATACACGTGAAGATGCTCGAGGGGATCGACAAGGAGGAGGCGAGAACGGAATTGATAGGCGCCTTCCGGAAGATCAGGCGTGTGCCCGCCTGGAAGGAAGACGACTTCGGCATCAATACGCAGGAATTCCTCAAGTCCATTTTCGACAATGTCGTCAGCACAATCGGCATCATCGGTTTCCTTATCACGTCGCTGAGCCTGCTCGTCGGCGGTGTCGGCATCATGAACATCATGTTCGTATCGGTGAAGGAACGCACAAAGGAAATAGGCACACGCAAGGCCCTCGGTGCGCGACGTCGCACCATTCTCACGCAGTTTCTCATCGAGGCGGCTGCGTTGTGCCTCATCGGCGGGCTTATCGGATTGGGGCTATCGTATCCGCTCAGTCTGATCATCGACAAGGTTCTGCCATCGAGCATGCCCTTGTGGGTCGTCGGACTCTCACTCACGATATCGATCACCGTGGGGCTCATCTCGGGCATCGTTCCCGCCTACACCGCCGCGCGCATGAATCCCGTCGACGCGTTGCGCTACGAGTGA
- a CDS encoding ABC transporter ATP-binding protein produces the protein MNSPLAADTPLIHIKNVTKTYDMGAEKVHALRDASVDIYRNEYVAIMGPSGSGKSTLMNIIGCLDTPSSGLYMFTGSNVGEMNDNELASIRNRQIGFVFQTFNLLARSTALHNVELPLIYAGVGTAERRERAARSLTAVGLADRMNHKPNELSGGQRQRVAIARALVNNPSIILADEPTGNLDSKTGEEIMQVFSDLHTQGNTLILVTHEEDIASHAHRIVRLFDGEIASDVHVENPRRYPSKL, from the coding sequence ATGAATAGTCCGCTCGCGGCAGACACGCCGCTCATCCACATCAAGAATGTCACGAAGACATACGACATGGGGGCCGAGAAAGTGCATGCTCTCCGTGACGCCTCCGTCGACATCTACCGGAACGAATATGTCGCGATCATGGGACCATCGGGCTCGGGCAAGTCCACACTGATGAACATCATCGGGTGCCTCGACACGCCGTCGTCGGGCCTCTACATGTTCACCGGCTCGAATGTCGGCGAGATGAACGACAATGAACTGGCCTCGATCAGGAACCGCCAGATCGGATTTGTGTTCCAGACCTTCAACCTCCTCGCGCGTTCGACGGCTCTGCACAACGTGGAGCTTCCGCTGATCTACGCCGGTGTCGGCACAGCCGAACGTCGCGAACGGGCCGCTCGGTCGTTGACCGCGGTGGGCCTCGCCGACCGCATGAATCACAAGCCGAATGAATTGTCGGGCGGGCAGCGTCAGCGCGTGGCCATTGCGCGCGCGCTTGTCAACAATCCCTCCATCATCCTTGCGGATGAGCCAACCGGCAACCTCGACTCGAAAACCGGAGAGGAGATCATGCAGGTCTTCTCCGACCTTCACACGCAGGGCAACACGCTTATCCTCGTCACACACGAGGAGGACATCGCCTCGCATGCGCATCGCATCGTGCGGCTCTTCGACGGAGAGATCGCAAGCGACGTGCACGTGGAGAATCCGCGGCGTTATCCCTCGAAGCTCTAA
- a CDS encoding efflux RND transporter periplasmic adaptor subunit, whose protein sequence is MATNAKKKNRKKLYIFSGIGLIVIVLVLVIIFGGKSENIVVVQTENVKRMTITQIVEATGKIEPQTQVKINAEVSGEIIELPIKEGDRVKRGQLLVRIKPDTYIADRQQAVANVNRAKSFQQQREADLRKIESEFKRQKQLFEKGLISEADLESIKNTYDVAKANVDAAKYEVDNSQAFLDRSKENLNKTSIFSPIDGVVSQLISKLGERVSGSSFMQGTEIMTVSNLNMMEARVEVNENDVVLISLGDTARVEVDAYPNRSFAATVYQIANTAKTKGLGTQEEVTNFEVRLLLLDKNVEFRPGMSCSAKIETETKKDVLAVPLQCVTTREGKKQDQETPPEAEETAANVEPAKEKERKKPDEVVFIVDKNLARKRVVKTGISSDEYIEITDGLKEGESVVKGSYRAISRELNDSSRVRIDNKAVSVKANDE, encoded by the coding sequence ATGGCCACCAACGCGAAAAAGAAAAACCGGAAGAAGCTGTACATTTTTTCGGGGATCGGGCTCATCGTCATCGTGCTCGTGCTCGTCATCATTTTCGGCGGGAAGAGCGAGAACATCGTGGTTGTGCAGACCGAGAATGTCAAACGCATGACCATCACACAGATCGTCGAAGCGACGGGCAAGATCGAGCCGCAGACACAGGTGAAAATCAACGCCGAGGTGTCGGGAGAAATCATCGAGCTTCCCATCAAGGAAGGCGACCGTGTCAAACGCGGGCAGCTTCTCGTTCGCATCAAACCCGACACATACATCGCCGACAGGCAGCAGGCCGTCGCCAACGTGAATCGCGCAAAATCGTTCCAGCAACAGCGCGAGGCGGACCTCCGGAAAATCGAATCGGAGTTCAAGCGGCAGAAGCAATTGTTCGAGAAGGGGCTCATCAGCGAAGCCGATCTCGAATCCATCAAAAACACGTACGATGTGGCGAAGGCCAATGTTGACGCGGCAAAATACGAGGTCGACAACTCGCAGGCCTTCCTCGACCGCTCGAAAGAGAACCTGAACAAGACGTCCATCTTCTCGCCCATCGACGGTGTCGTGTCGCAACTCATCTCCAAGCTCGGCGAGCGTGTTTCGGGATCCAGCTTCATGCAGGGCACCGAGATCATGACCGTGAGCAATCTGAACATGATGGAAGCCCGCGTCGAGGTGAACGAGAACGACGTTGTACTCATCAGCCTGGGCGACACCGCACGCGTGGAGGTGGACGCCTACCCGAACCGAAGCTTCGCGGCCACCGTGTATCAGATCGCCAACACTGCAAAAACCAAGGGGCTCGGAACCCAGGAGGAGGTGACAAATTTCGAGGTGCGCCTCCTGCTCCTCGACAAGAACGTCGAATTCCGTCCCGGCATGTCGTGTTCCGCGAAGATAGAAACTGAAACAAAGAAGGATGTGCTGGCGGTGCCTCTGCAGTGCGTCACCACGCGTGAAGGAAAGAAGCAGGACCAGGAAACCCCGCCCGAGGCCGAGGAGACCGCGGCAAACGTGGAACCGGCCAAGGAAAAGGAACGGAAAAAACCGGACGAAGTGGTGTTCATCGTCGACAAGAATCTCGCGCGCAAACGCGTGGTCAAGACGGGAATCAGCAGCGACGAGTACATCGAGATAACCGACGGACTCAAGGAAGGCGAGTCTGTCGTGAAGGGCAGTTACAGGGCCATCTCCCGCGAACTCAACGACAGTTCACGCGTGAGGATCGACAACAAGGCCGTTTCCGTGAAGGCAAATGATGAATAG
- a CDS encoding TolC family protein — MARRFSRHLASAILLTAVLSSAAIAQSAKQYTLEQCIQTGLANNAGLRRSVQNIDRAAAVKRQAFGGFLPSLNANGSWTRSSKEAVRTISPTATLTSKDSYSYSIGSSLTLFDGLANIHTADRSVLGMQSAEMGVARSKQSTVFLVQQDFYNALRLQQLVKVNQSNHERSKKQLERIKELNAVGSVPLADVYRQQVQVGQDELRLLQAQNSYEDALIDLQTLLGVKPDAEFDIDPGDSAAPLDAGEVASYRSGLGSTDKLALEAMRSRSDFLAADVAVRSTEKSVSIARAGHYPSLTASAGYAWSNIELKNFTGEDYGTFSYGLQLSVPLFNGFAVSSAVQLAEVDRMNAETDKLELQRSISGSVQKAYNAVTLAEKNLEISNRTLTSAQEDQRIANERYTLGAGTLLDLIVANTNLTAAQSDVVNATFDYRIARKALEYQVGTTPIPTER, encoded by the coding sequence ATGGCAAGACGATTCTCGCGACATCTCGCATCGGCGATTCTGCTGACGGCGGTTCTTTCGTCCGCGGCAATTGCACAATCCGCGAAGCAGTACACACTCGAGCAATGCATACAGACCGGCCTCGCGAACAACGCGGGCCTGCGCCGGTCCGTCCAAAATATCGATCGCGCGGCCGCCGTGAAGCGCCAGGCCTTCGGCGGCTTCCTCCCCTCGCTGAATGCGAACGGCTCCTGGACACGATCATCGAAGGAAGCCGTCCGCACGATTTCACCCACGGCCACACTCACGTCGAAGGATTCGTATTCCTATTCGATCGGATCATCCCTGACACTGTTCGACGGTCTCGCAAACATCCACACCGCCGACAGAAGCGTGCTCGGGATGCAGTCGGCCGAGATGGGTGTTGCGCGGAGCAAGCAGAGCACTGTGTTCCTCGTGCAGCAGGATTTTTACAACGCGCTCCGACTGCAACAGCTCGTGAAAGTGAATCAGAGCAACCACGAGCGTTCGAAGAAGCAGCTCGAGCGTATCAAGGAACTTAATGCGGTGGGGAGCGTGCCGCTTGCGGATGTGTACAGGCAGCAGGTACAGGTAGGACAGGACGAGCTTCGTCTTTTGCAGGCGCAGAATTCGTACGAGGACGCGCTTATCGATCTGCAGACGCTTCTCGGTGTCAAACCCGATGCGGAGTTCGACATCGATCCCGGCGACAGCGCCGCTCCACTGGACGCGGGCGAGGTAGCCTCGTATAGAAGCGGACTGGGAAGCACGGACAAACTCGCGCTCGAGGCAATGCGCTCCCGCAGCGATTTTCTCGCGGCCGACGTGGCCGTGAGGAGCACGGAGAAGAGCGTGTCGATCGCGCGTGCAGGACATTATCCCTCACTCACCGCGTCCGCAGGATATGCGTGGAGCAACATCGAGTTGAAGAACTTCACAGGCGAGGACTACGGAACCTTTTCCTACGGCCTGCAGCTCTCCGTTCCGTTGTTCAACGGATTCGCCGTGTCATCGGCCGTACAACTCGCCGAAGTTGATCGAATGAACGCCGAGACAGACAAGCTGGAACTGCAGCGCAGCATTTCCGGCAGCGTGCAGAAGGCCTACAACGCCGTGACGCTGGCGGAGAAAAATCTCGAGATCTCGAATCGCACGTTGACCTCCGCGCAGGAGGACCAGCGTATCGCGAACGAGCGCTATACACTTGGCGCGGGCACACTGCTGGATCTCATCGTCGCAAACACGAATCTCACCGCCGCGCAGAGCGACGTTGTGAACGCGACCTTTGATTACCGGATCGCGCGCAAGGCGCTTGAATACCAGGTCGGCACCACACCCATTCCCACTGAACGATAA